CGGTCATCGAGACCCAGTAGCCCCGACGAAGGGAGTCCCACCATGTCCGACCCGATCATCCACACCGACCCGGCGACCGGCCTGCCGGCCAACACCGCTGCCGTGTTCCTCACCCTCGGCGCGGCCCTGGTCGCCCTCTACGCGACCGGCGGCACCACCGAGTACGGCCGCCCGACCTTCCACTGGGTGTGCCTGGGCTGCGGCGACCGCAGCCACTACCCCGACAAGCGAGCGACGGTCCGGGGCCGCGCCAACGGACACGCCGGTGAGTGCCGCGCGATCCCCCTGCCCACCTCCGTCTATGAGGGAGTGCCCCGATGAACCGCCACCTCGCCTCGGTGCCGTCCCCCGGGGACGGCCCGCAGGTCGACATGGAGCTGCTGGCCGCACTGGTCGCCGCCCAGCTCAACACCAACCAGAACACCGCACTCCTCCCCGCCCCGGCCCCTGCGCTGGTGCAGCAGGCATCGGTGAGCCCGACCGTGCAGCGCTACGGCGGGTACGTCGCCGCCGGGGCCGGAGCCGCGGCGGTGCTGATCCCGGTGCTGCTGGCCACCACGGCCGCGCTGCTGGCGGTCGGCATGGCCGCGCTGGCCCTGGCCATTTCGGCGCTGGTGATCCGCTGGATCATCCGCGACATGCGCCGTGGCTGACCCGGGGGGCCCGGTGACCACCTACCGAGTCGTTCTCGCTCAGGGCCCGCGCGGCAATTGGCGTCTGTTCGTCGCCCTGCCCGGCCGCGTCGCTGACTGGCCAACCGAGGAGTTCGCCGGTACCGCCATCCCGTCCGTTTCCGCCCGCGCGGCCGCGCTCGGAAGGCTCGGCTACCGGCTTGCCGCCGGGGCCTTCTGGGGCTGGGACGAGGATTCCGACACCGCCGGCGGCGTCATCCTGCTCGCTGGTGCGGAGGTGCAGCCCGCCTGACGGCTGCCCGTCCCCGCCCGACCCATAAGGGGTCGGGCGGGGGTGGGGAGCCGGACAGACCGGCCCACCACCTCGGGAGGAACCCTCCGTGACCAGCACCCCGAACACCCCGCCGCACCAGACCCGCGGCACCGACGGCGCCGGTACCAACGGCGGCACCCGCAACGGCTTCGGCGGCGGGGCGATGTTCTCGCCCGGCCTCAACGTGAACATCAACGCCAGCAAGACCAACACCACCGGCACCCCTGGCGTGGGGGCGGCGGCGAACCCCGGCGTCGGCCTCAACCGGACCTCGCCGCTGGCGCTGCCCGAGCCCGCGTTCTACTCCACCGCCGACGTCCGCTCCTACTGCGAGGCGCTGCGGGCGTTCGCGATGTACGCCGCGATCGAGGTCGAGGTCGGCGCCGAGATCCTCAAGGCCGCCCTGGAGCAGGCGCCCGCCGCCCCCGGCGACAACCTGTTCCAGTCGAAGATCCGCGCCCGGTCGGTCGGCCGGAAGGTCGCCAAGGCCGCCGACGCGCTCGCCGACGCCGCGAAGCTCGCCGCCGCCGCGTGGACGGCGTTCCAGCGCGAGTACGCCGACGTCCTCACCCCCCGCCCGCAGCAGCGCCAGGCCCGCCCGTTCCAGTTCTGACAGGAGTAACGGCCATGCCGAAGAACGACACCGACCCGGAGGTGCAGCACCGGGAGAACCTGGAGGGTGCCAGCACCGGCAAGGGAATCCTTGCCTGGAACGCCCACCGGGCCAAGCCCCACACCCCGCCCTGGCTGCTGACCGGCGCCACCGGCGCGGCCGGCACGCTCGCATGGATCCCGGCCCACGGCTCCGCCGGATACGCCGTCGGCCTCACCCTGTCCTCGGTCGCCCTCACGGGGGCAACCTGGTGGGCGGCGAAGTCCACCAGCGCCCAACGCCGCCTGCACTCCGCCGTCACGGTGGCCGCCGCCACCGGCTGGTTCACCAGCGTGGCACTGGCCGGCTGGAACAGCCTCACCTTCGGCACGTACTGGCTCGGCGGCGGCGCGCTGGCCCTGTCCTGGAACATCCGGCAGGTCATGCGCCGCAACCCCGACGCCGTCCAGGCCGCCACCGACACCGACGGCACGCTGCTGGAGAAGGTCAAGCTCGCCGGGGCCAAGCTCCGCAGGACCGAGGTCGCCCCGAACCGCGTCACCGCCGAACTGGTCCTCCCGGCCGGGGAGATGACCAACGACGACGTCACCCGGGCGCTGCCGAACCTCGCCTCCGCCCTCGACGTCGCCACCACCGCCGTCCGCTACCTGCCCGACCCGGCCAGCGCCCGCCGCGGCGAGCTGGTGGTCGTCCCGAAGGACATGCTCGCCGAGGTCGTCGAGTGGGAGATGCCCACCAACGTCGGCGGCTCGATCGCCGACCCGCTCTCGATCGGCCGGTACGACGACGGCTCGCCCCTCGTCCTGTGGCTGCCCGGCGACCCCGAGGCCGGGCGCAACGGCACCCACCTGCTCATCTGCGGCATGACCGGCTCCGGGAAGGGCGACGGCGCCCTGAACGTGCTGTGCGAGATCCTCGGGCGCCGGGACGTGATCGTGTGGCTGTCCGACCCCAAGAGCTTCCAGGACTTCCACCCCCTGCTCCCGGCGTTCGACTGGGCCGTGGAGGGAGGCGCCCCCACCGAGACCATGGTGACCGCCTTCCAGGCCGTCATCCCGGCCCGCACCCGCTGGCTCGGCGCCCACGGCTACCGCCAGTGGGTGCCCGCCGCTGCCGAGCAGCAGACCGACCCCGGGCACTCCTGCCAGAAGGGCCGGGCCTGCGGCTGCGAGGGCATGCCGTTCCTGGTCGGCTGGTTCGAGGAGGCCGCGGCCACCATCCGGTTCATGGGCGACGAGGGGTTCACCGAGGCCGCGCAGCTCGCCCGCGCGGCCGGTGCCGCCCTGGTCATCAGCCTTCAGCGGCCCAGCCACGACCAGCTGTCCACCAGCACCCGCGCCTCCCTGCCCAGCGCGCTCGTGTTCGGCCTGGACGCCCGGGACGAGGGCATGGCCCTGCCCGGGCCGGTCCTGGACGCCGGCGCCCGCCCCGGTGCCTGGGCCAACCGCCGCCCCGGCTACTGCTACCTGGTCACCCCCGGCGTGGACGAGCAGCGCTACAGCTCCCCCGCCCGCACATTCCGGTTCACCGGGAACGCCGCCCGGGTCATGGAACAGCTCGCCGCCTGGACGGTGCGCAACGGCGCCACCGTCGACCCCATCACCGCCGGGGCCGCCGCCGCCGCGGTCGGCAAGGCGTACACCGAACGGACCGACCACAGCGACGACCGGCACGACGCCGACAACGACCAGGACGAGGACGAGGACGAGGAGGACGGGGCGAGCGTGTACGAGAACACCGGGCGGATCGACGCCGAGGACCAGGGCATCGACCCGGCCGCCGAGCTGCCCGCGGTGCCGGGCGAGCTGGCCGGTATCGCCTTCGCCCCCAAGTCCACCGAGCAGGACCTCACCCCGGCCGAGGCCCGCGCCACGATGGAGGCGATCGTGGCCGGCTTCGAGCAGCGCCGCGAGATGGTCATCGGCCCCAAGGACGTCATGAACGAGGCCGCGAAGCTCGGCCGTTCCCGCCCCTGGGTGAGCGGCGAGTTCCGCCGGATGCTCGAGGACGGCCGCCTCCAGCCCACCGCCAAGACCGGCCGGTACCGGATCGTGCCCGCCCCCGCCGGGGTCTGACACCCCCTGACGTCAGACCTGGGCCTGACACCCAAACCCCTAGGCAAACGCGGTGTCAGACGTCCTCTGACACCCACCCTGACACCACCTGACACCCGGCCCTGACACCAGGGCTGACAGCACGACGGGCCCCGCCGAAAGAAGGTCGGCGGGGCCCGCTCCACACCCTACGGCCCCGGAGCGGCTGCAAGCCGGCAAGCACACCAGCCGCTCCGGGCTCCCCTACAGAAGGAGACCTCCAGCATGACCCAACCGACCCTCATCCAGGGAGAGCACCTGTCCACCGCGCTCTCCCTGGCGGCCTCCGGCGTGCCCGTGCTGCCGTTGCGAGCCGGGAAGGTGCCGTTCGGCAACTGCCGAGACTGCGCGAACAACGCGTGCGGCGGCCGGCCGAACATGAAGACCCCGGGCCCCTGCCTGTGCCCGGCGCCCTGCCACGGCTGGGCCGCCGCCACCACCGACCCCGGGGTCATCAACGGGCCCACGTGGGCGCGGGCGTGGCGCGAGGCCGCGGCCGTCGCCTACCACCCCGGCGGCGCGGGCCTGACCGTCGTGGACCTCGACAACGCGGAAGCCATCGCCTGGGCGCACGCGAACCTGCCCGCCACCCGGACCGTGCGCACCACCCGGGGCCAGCACTGGATCTACCAGGGCGCCATGCCCTCCGCCAACGAGGCGCGGCCCGGCGTGGACATCAAGTCGCTGATGTCCTACGCCCGGTGGCTCGGCCCCGGCACCGGCCCCCTCACCGCCCTGCCGAACACCGTCCGCGCCCTGATCGTGAAGGAGCCCACCCCGGTCCGCCCGGCGCACGTCACCGTGCCCGCCCCGGCCGGGGGCGGGAAGTGCCCGCACCGCACGCCGACCTACCTGGACCGCGGCATCGCCATGGCCGAGCAGCGGATCACCGAGGCGTCCAGCGCGGTGCACGCCACCGTGTTCGCGACGTTCCTCGCGGTGCTCTCGACGCACGGCCGGTGCGGCTGCCTGACGGAGGCGCATACGGAGCGGCTGTTCGCCGCGGCGCAGGCCAAGGGCGAGTCGTCCCGGCACTGCGCCGACGCGTGGGCCAACGCCCTGAGCCGGCTGGGGCTGTGACCGTGGCCGAGGACGAGAAGAACCCGGCGCGGGAGATCATCGCCGACTACGCGCAAGCGCACTTCCGATACTTCCGGACCGCCGACGGGACCGTGTACGCGCAGCGCAACGGGCACCCGGTCGCCCGGCCGATCCGCTCCCAGGGCACCACGGGCAGCCACCGCCAGGAACTCCTGGTCGGCCTGTACAAGGACGGCCGCGGCGTATTCAACGGGACCGCCATGAAGGAGGCGCTGGACCTGATCGAGGCGCTCGCCCTGTCCGAGCCGGTGCGGGCCGTACACATCCGCGTGGCACCCGGGTTCGACGGGGCGACGTGGCTCGACCTCGGGCGCACCGACGGGATGTCCGTCCGCATCCACCCCACCGGGTGGGACATCGCCGTCCCGGACCCCGGTGAGGTCTGCTGGCGGCGCACCCAGCTCACCGGTGAACTCCCGCTCCCGGCCAAGGACACCGACGGCAAGGGCATCGACCTGCTGTTCAGGCTGTGCAACTTCGCCAGCGCCAGCTCCGAGTGCCTGGCCATGGCGTGGCTGGTCGGCTGCCTCGGCCCGTCCGTGCCCGTACCCGCCCCGTTCCTCACCGGCCCGCAGGGCGCGGGCAAGTCCACCGCCGGCCGGATGCTCATGCGGATCATCGAGGGCATGAGCGGCGACCTGCGCCGCGCCCCGAAGGACGAAGAGAACCTGCTCGCGGCGGTCGCCGCCGGCTGGATCACCGCCCTCGACAACCTCTCCCACATGACACCCGACATGTCCGACGCCATGTGCTGCATCGTGACCGGAGCCGAGAACGTCAAGCGCGCCCTGTTCACCGACGGCGATGTCTTCCGTGTCGGCTACCGCCGCCCCCTGCTTCTCACCGGCATCGACGTCGGCGTCATCCGCCCCGACCTCGCCGAGCGCCTCCTGCCCCTGCGGCTGGAGCGCCCCGCCGGCCGCCGCACCGAGGCGGAACTGTGGGCGGAGTACGCGGACGTGCTGCCCGTCGTGCTCGGGTCGCTGCTCGACCTCACGGTCAAGGTCCGCGCGGCCGAGGCAGAGACCCCCACCGACCTGCGGATGGCGGACTTCGCGCACCTGTGCGCGCAACTCGACGTGGCGACCGGTCTCGGGGCGCTGGCTGCGTACCGGGCCAGCCTGGACGACCTGAACGACGACGTGATCGAGGGTGACCTGCTTGCGCAGACCGTCCTGCAGCACGCCGAGACCATCACCCCGGGCACGGCCCAGCGCATGACATCCACGGAGTGGCTGGCGTGCCTCAGCCGCGTCTACAGCGGCGATGAACTCCGGGCCCTGCCCAAGGGCTGGCCGACCACCGGCAAAGTCCTCTCCGACCGGCTCAAGCGCCTCCAACCCACCCTGGCGGCACGGCAGGTGCTCATCGAGGCGGGCCGGACGAAAGAGGGGCGCTACCTCGAAATGACCCGGCCGGCGCCCACGCCCCCGCACGAGCAGCCGCCGCTCCCCTAACACCCGGGCCAGCGCCCGCCCGAACGGCAAGAAGAGCACCGGCTGCCGGGGGGTGCTCCTCTTGCTGTTCGGCGAAGCCGCCCATGGGTCGTGCCGCGAAGCGGCTCCCTCTTTTCGCTGTGAGGCGCGCCAACTACCTACAGACACCCCCCTCTTTTTTTCCTAAGTAGGAAACGCTGCGTCACCTTCGTCACCCGAGCCGAAAAACGGCCCCTGACCTGCGACAACAAGGGTGAC
The window above is part of the Kitasatospora sp. HUAS MG31 genome. Proteins encoded here:
- a CDS encoding ATP-binding protein, which translates into the protein MAEDEKNPAREIIADYAQAHFRYFRTADGTVYAQRNGHPVARPIRSQGTTGSHRQELLVGLYKDGRGVFNGTAMKEALDLIEALALSEPVRAVHIRVAPGFDGATWLDLGRTDGMSVRIHPTGWDIAVPDPGEVCWRRTQLTGELPLPAKDTDGKGIDLLFRLCNFASASSECLAMAWLVGCLGPSVPVPAPFLTGPQGAGKSTAGRMLMRIIEGMSGDLRRAPKDEENLLAAVAAGWITALDNLSHMTPDMSDAMCCIVTGAENVKRALFTDGDVFRVGYRRPLLLTGIDVGVIRPDLAERLLPLRLERPAGRRTEAELWAEYADVLPVVLGSLLDLTVKVRAAEAETPTDLRMADFAHLCAQLDVATGLGALAAYRASLDDLNDDVIEGDLLAQTVLQHAETITPGTAQRMTSTEWLACLSRVYSGDELRALPKGWPTTGKVLSDRLKRLQPTLAARQVLIEAGRTKEGRYLEMTRPAPTPPHEQPPLP
- a CDS encoding bifunctional DNA primase/polymerase, with protein sequence MTQPTLIQGEHLSTALSLAASGVPVLPLRAGKVPFGNCRDCANNACGGRPNMKTPGPCLCPAPCHGWAAATTDPGVINGPTWARAWREAAAVAYHPGGAGLTVVDLDNAEAIAWAHANLPATRTVRTTRGQHWIYQGAMPSANEARPGVDIKSLMSYARWLGPGTGPLTALPNTVRALIVKEPTPVRPAHVTVPAPAGGGKCPHRTPTYLDRGIAMAEQRITEASSAVHATVFATFLAVLSTHGRCGCLTEAHTERLFAAAQAKGESSRHCADAWANALSRLGL
- the traA gene encoding plasmid transfer protein TraA — protein: MTSTPNTPPHQTRGTDGAGTNGGTRNGFGGGAMFSPGLNVNINASKTNTTGTPGVGAAANPGVGLNRTSPLALPEPAFYSTADVRSYCEALRAFAMYAAIEVEVGAEILKAALEQAPAAPGDNLFQSKIRARSVGRKVAKAADALADAAKLAAAAWTAFQREYADVLTPRPQQRQARPFQF
- the traB gene encoding plasmid transfer protein TraB, encoding MPKNDTDPEVQHRENLEGASTGKGILAWNAHRAKPHTPPWLLTGATGAAGTLAWIPAHGSAGYAVGLTLSSVALTGATWWAAKSTSAQRRLHSAVTVAAATGWFTSVALAGWNSLTFGTYWLGGGALALSWNIRQVMRRNPDAVQAATDTDGTLLEKVKLAGAKLRRTEVAPNRVTAELVLPAGEMTNDDVTRALPNLASALDVATTAVRYLPDPASARRGELVVVPKDMLAEVVEWEMPTNVGGSIADPLSIGRYDDGSPLVLWLPGDPEAGRNGTHLLICGMTGSGKGDGALNVLCEILGRRDVIVWLSDPKSFQDFHPLLPAFDWAVEGGAPTETMVTAFQAVIPARTRWLGAHGYRQWVPAAAEQQTDPGHSCQKGRACGCEGMPFLVGWFEEAAATIRFMGDEGFTEAAQLARAAGAALVISLQRPSHDQLSTSTRASLPSALVFGLDARDEGMALPGPVLDAGARPGAWANRRPGYCYLVTPGVDEQRYSSPARTFRFTGNAARVMEQLAAWTVRNGATVDPITAGAAAAAVGKAYTERTDHSDDRHDADNDQDEDEDEEDGASVYENTGRIDAEDQGIDPAAELPAVPGELAGIAFAPKSTEQDLTPAEARATMEAIVAGFEQRREMVIGPKDVMNEAAKLGRSRPWVSGEFRRMLEDGRLQPTAKTGRYRIVPAPAGV
- a CDS encoding DUF6303 family protein, producing MTTYRVVLAQGPRGNWRLFVALPGRVADWPTEEFAGTAIPSVSARAAALGRLGYRLAAGAFWGWDEDSDTAGGVILLAGAEVQPA